The nucleotide sequence CAAAGTTTCGCGCGGAAAACTTTTCGAAATTGATACGGTTTGGGATTTTCAAACAAATCCTAAGACGCGCTACTACCCATGTCCACTGTAAATATAGGTAATTTCTGCCGTAGCTGAATTTTTAGGTAAAATGCGGCGTTTGTGTTGTCTGGGATATGTTTGCGGCTCGATTCGCTCGCAACTGTCAGGCAATGTCAAGAATTCGCGAAGAGCGAAACTGCGCCGAAATCTCTCAAGAATTTCTTGAAGTCGAGTTGGATTGGGGGTCTATACATGCTGTCGTGAAATTGAACGAATAGCAAGTGGTTCCTTTTGCGGAGCTGGCGCATTTGACATTTTCTTCAAAATTGTCAAATTCATCAGCTGCTTCGCAATCTGGGTTCGCGTCGAAATCTTCAGACAATTTCCAATCCCGGTCGCTTCCATTCCAGCGATGTGTACACGCGTGTCGACAAGCTTTCAGGTCCAATTCGGCGCTTGTTCGTTTGTTGAAACCGATTCCAGTTTTGACAAATCACCCAGATTTTGTCGCATGCAGTCGTGCCAGGATTGCAGCGTGTGGAGTGTCCAGGGCGGTCGTCATCGAAGTCGGAAGGAAGGACATCTGTTCTCGCCTATTCGGGTTTGAAGAGATCGGGATCGATGAATTAAACCGATTCCGCCGCAGGACCTGTGCCAGTGACGGCAGTATGGCAAGTGTTGAGAAGAGGTCCCTTCCCGTCGGCTGCTTCAGTTCATCTGGATAGCGTCAATCGTCTTTTTGGCAGTGACTCCAGGCTTGGCAGGTGATTGGCAGGGTTCGTGATGGACCACTTCCAGTTTTTTTTGACCGACCTGGCTCGTATTGCGGGGGCACTATGCTGATGCGTGGAATGACAAGTTTGAAGCGATTGCGTGCGGGAATTGCGTCAGCCGGGGTGCTGATGGCCCTGCCAGGAATGATGATCTGCTGCAGCGCAACATTGGCCGTAGCACAGGGGGTCACACCGACGGTGCTGACTTCGAAAATGATTCGCTCGATGCCGGGCGTCGATATCACCCGAATCAAAACACCTCTGGCTCAGCCCGCTTCGGGAACAGCCGTAACCACCATACCGCTCGCGGATACCTTCCGGCTGCATAGCCAAGCCACGGCTACCAAGACGATCTACCTGGATTTTGACGGTCACACGACGATCAATACGCCCTGGAACACTGGCAGTGGCGCGATTACCACTGCGCCATTTACGTTGGACTCCAATCGGGCCTTCTCCAATACAGAATTGCTCGCGATTCAGGAGATCTGGCGACGGACGGCGGAAGCGTTTTCTCCCTTCAATGTTAACGTCACGACTCAAGAGCCACCTCTTGCTGACCTGATCAACTCGGGGGGAAGTGATACCCGCTGGGGGATTCGCGTTCTGATCGGAACATCAACACCCTCGCCCGCTCCGGATGCAGGGGGCGTCGCGTTTCTCAATAGTTTCCCAGCAAGTGCGGACGTTCCCTGTTTCGTGTTTCCTGCAAGTCTGGCAAATACTTCCAAGTTCATTGCTGACGCAACGATCCATGAAGTCGGACACACATTGGGCCTTGATCACGATGGACGAATTTCTCCCGCCGAGGGCTATTACTACGGCCACGGTTCGGGGGTGACTGGTTGGGCGCCTCACATGGGGGTTGGCTACGAACAGAACCTTGTGCAGTGGAGCAAGGGTGAGTATCTGAGCGCCAATAACCTGGAAGACGACCTGGCGATCATCACCACACGAAACGGATTCACTTATCTGGCGGATGACTACGCCAACGATCGGACTTCCGCAGCCGCGATCAATGGGACTCGTGGTTTGGGGGCGGCCGCGAATATTTTCAACGTCGCGCAGACGGGCGTGATTACGACGCGAACCGATACAGACTGGTTCAAATTGACGGTGGGGAATGGGACTCTGGTGCTCACTGCCACCGGGGGAATTGCCAATACGATGCTTGATATCCAGATGGATCTTTACACAAGCACGGGCTCACTGCTGGCCAGCAGCAATCCGACCGATCAGTTGACCGCTTCGATCAACCGTAATGTGACCGCAGGGGTCTATTACGTGCGAATCGACGGTGTCGGCAATGGCCAGGTGCTGGGAACGGGATACTCAGACTATGGCAGCATTGGGACATACAACATCGCCGGTTCGTTTGTCGCTCCTCCGACAGTCGTTTCCTCTCGCGTTGTCGCTTCGTACTCAAGTGCGACGAAGACCCTGGCATTAACCGGTGACGGGATGGGCAACTCGTTGACCGTTACGCTTCAGGCTGGAAGCCTCAAGGTCGAAGGGGCCAATGGTACGAGCATTGGCATCGTGGGAAGTGGCGGCGCGATCACGACCGTCCCCTCGACGACGTTTGCACACACTGGAAAGCTGATTTTAACGGCTGACCTGGGTGACGGGGATGACGCGATTGCAGTGCTCGGGGTTGATTCTTCGACGACGAACATCAGTCTGGGGAACGGAAGCGACCGGGCGGCGTTTACCCTCTGCAATATCGGCACGTTAAGTGTCAATGGTGGTGCAGGGACTGACGTCATCACCACGACATCAAGCACAATTGGTCAGTTCAACGGCACGAGTATCCCGTAATCGGACGCAAAAATGAGGTGGTTCGGGTTCCCTGGACCACCTTCTTCTGCCTTGCTGCGAACGCTTCATTTCCGACTTTCCGTGTGGTAGACTCAGACCGTTTGGGAACCACACGGAAACCGGAAAATTATGAGTCTGCTAGAACCTGCGAAACTCGCCCTCGCTGATGGTACGGTCTTTACCGGCACCGCATTTGGAGCACAGGGCGAGGTTTATGGCGAAGTCTGTTTCAATACGAGTATGTCGGGTTACCAGGAGATTCTGACCGACCCATCCTACTGTGGGCAGATCGTCACGATGACGTATCCACTGATCGGCAACTACGGAATCAATTCCGAAGATGTCGAAAGTCGGGGGCTGTTCCTGCGGGGCTTTGTCGTGCGGGAATTGTGTCGGCAACCCAGCAATTTTCGATCACTCACTTCACTGGATGACTACCTGCGCAAGAACGGTGTCGTCGGAATTGAAGGAGTCGATACGCGGGCTCTCGTGCGGCGACTCAGAATTCGGGGAGCCATGACCGGCGTCCTTTCGTCGGTCGATCTCGATGACGAATCACTCGTCAGAAAAGCACAGCAAAGTCCGACGCTGGTCGGACGCGACCTGATTCAGGAAGTCATGCCGAAGGAACCGTTTGAGTGGTCCGAAGGCCTGTCGGATCTCGGAGCAAGCGGGACTGCCAGGACGACCTTGAGTGACAAACAGCCTCATGTCGTGGCAATCGACTACGGCATGAAGTGGAACATCCTGCGGCACCTGAAGGCGATAGGATGTCGGGTGACGGTTGTTCCCGGAAACGCGTCCGCCGAAGAAGTGCTCGCACTCAAACCGGACGGCGTATTTCTGTCTAACGGGCCTGGCGATCCGGAACCCCTCACCTACGCGATCTCGACGATTCGCAATTTGCTCGGCAAGACACCCGTTTTCGGGATTTGTCTGGGCCATCAGCTTCTGGGACTGGCCAGCGGTGCCGAGACATACAAGCTGAAGTTTGGGCATCGAGGGGCCAATCAACCCGTTCTGAATAAAGCGAACGGTCGGGTTGAGATCACATCGCAGAACCATGGTTTTGCAATCTCGGCCGAGACACTGCCCGACAGCCTCGAAGTCACCCACGTGAATCTGAACGATCAGACGATCGAAGGGTTTCGACATCGAGAGTTTCCCGCCTTCAGTGTGCAGTATCATCCTGAGGCCGCAGCCGGACCGCATGACAGCAGCTATCTCTTTCAAGAGTTTCTGCAGTTGATGGCCAAGGCTTGAGCCGACACCGGCCATCGTCTCTAGTCTGATCAAGTGGTTCCAGATTGGCACTATTCGTCGCGGTGACGTTGTTGGCCGGAATGAGTCAACTTTCATTTTTCAACAGTTAAGGAATGTTCGATGGCGCTGGAACGTAGTTTTGTTTTGCTGAAGCCCGATGCCGTGGCTCGTCGTCTGGTGGGAGAGATCCTGGGACGATTCGAGTCCAAGGGACTGAAGATTGTCGGGATGAAGATGCTGAAGGTGACACCCGAGCTTTCCAAGCAGCACTACGCCGAACACGTCAGCAAGCCGTTCTATCCCATGCTTGAGCAGTTCATCACCTCGGGGCCGGTCATTGCTCTGGCCGTTGAAGGGCCTCAGGCGATCTCCGTGATTCGGGCCATGCTCGGTTCAACCAATGGACGGGAAGCTCCGCTGGGAACCATCCGTGGCGATTTCGGGTTGAGTCGTCAGATGAACCTGGTTCATGGCAGTGACGGTACTGATGCTGCTGCCCGCGAACTGGCCATTTACTTCAAGCCAGAAGAATTGCTCAACTACCAGGACTCGCTTGATCCCTGGACCTGTGCCTCAGACGAGAAGTAAGCGGGTCTTTCAGCCACGAGCCAGCCGCTCTGCCCGTTGATTGAGTTCGACGGGCACTTTGTCGATGAGCATCTCGATCACCGCATCGGCATCGATCTTCTGGCTCTGGGCAGCGAACGTCGTGACAAGGCGATGGCGCAGCACCGGGTGCGCCATCGCCTTGATGTCTTCTGTCATCACGTGAAATCGTCCTTGAAGCAAGGCGCGAGCTTTCGCACCGAGAATCAGATTCTGTCCTGCTCGGGGCCCTGCTCCCCACGAGAGATATTCTTTCACAAAGCCTGGTGCATCGGCTTCTCGGGGCCGTGTGGCTCGCACCAGATCTCGTGCGTAAATGAAGACGTGTTCTGCGACGGGAACCCTGCGTACCACTTCCTGGAGTGCGAGAATCTGTCGACCCGTCAGTGTCACGGTGAGCTGCGGTTCTTCTCCGCTGGTGGTCTGCTTGAGGATTCGCAATTCCTCTGCGGCGTCAGGGTACTTCACGACGATGTTGAACATAAACCGGTCCAGTTGTGCCTCGGGAAGAGGATAGGTCCCTTCCTGCTCGATCGGATTCTGCGTCGCGAGCACAAAGAACGGGACGGGCAGTCGATAGGTGTTCGAACCGACCGTGACATGTCTTTCCTGCATGGCTTCCAGCAGCGCCGCCTGCGTCTTGGGTGGAGTGCGGTTGATTTCATCGGCGAGAAGCACATTGGTAAAAATCGGCCCCTGCATGAATTGAAAAAGGCGTCTTCCGGAGTCGGGGTCTTCCTGGAGAACGTCTGTGCCAGTGATGTCGGACGGCATGAGGTCCGGGGTGAACTGGATTCGGCGATAGGACAGTTGCAGGATTTTCGCGACGGTGCTGACCAGTAATGTTTTCGCCAGCCCGGGGACACCCATCAGGAGACAGTGCGACTTGCAGAACATGGCGATCAGCAATTGATCGATAACATCATCCTGTCCGATGATGACCTTACCGATTTCCTGTCGCAGTCGTGAGTAGGCCGTTGCGAGTCCCCGAATTGCAGCCAGTTCTCGATCGCGGGCTGAGGTGTCAGAGTGCGAGGCTTGGTCATCATTCGCTCTCACATTCATCAGATCTGCCTTCGGTGAATCAAGTTGATATCCGCCTAGAGATACGATAGCAGGTCATTGATTTGCAAACCAAATCGAGGCCCGGACACGGAAATACATTGACATCACGGGAGGGCAGATCGAGCGGTGTGGAGTTGGAGTCATGAGCCCGTTTCGAGTCAAGCTCGTGTCTGACAGGCGGAGTTGGCACGAAATTGAAAGATTTCTGCGTCGCTCATAAGCCTGTTCGCTGCTGAGAAAGCCGGGAACCAG is from Schlesneria sp. DSM 10557 and encodes:
- the carA gene encoding glutamine-hydrolyzing carbamoyl-phosphate synthase small subunit, whose product is MSLLEPAKLALADGTVFTGTAFGAQGEVYGEVCFNTSMSGYQEILTDPSYCGQIVTMTYPLIGNYGINSEDVESRGLFLRGFVVRELCRQPSNFRSLTSLDDYLRKNGVVGIEGVDTRALVRRLRIRGAMTGVLSSVDLDDESLVRKAQQSPTLVGRDLIQEVMPKEPFEWSEGLSDLGASGTARTTLSDKQPHVVAIDYGMKWNILRHLKAIGCRVTVVPGNASAEEVLALKPDGVFLSNGPGDPEPLTYAISTIRNLLGKTPVFGICLGHQLLGLASGAETYKLKFGHRGANQPVLNKANGRVEITSQNHGFAISAETLPDSLEVTHVNLNDQTIEGFRHREFPAFSVQYHPEAAAGPHDSSYLFQEFLQLMAKA
- the ndk gene encoding nucleoside-diphosphate kinase; this translates as MERSFVLLKPDAVARRLVGEILGRFESKGLKIVGMKMLKVTPELSKQHYAEHVSKPFYPMLEQFITSGPVIALAVEGPQAISVIRAMLGSTNGREAPLGTIRGDFGLSRQMNLVHGSDGTDAAARELAIYFKPEELLNYQDSLDPWTCASDEK
- a CDS encoding AAA family ATPase gives rise to the protein MNVRANDDQASHSDTSARDRELAAIRGLATAYSRLRQEIGKVIIGQDDVIDQLLIAMFCKSHCLLMGVPGLAKTLLVSTVAKILQLSYRRIQFTPDLMPSDITGTDVLQEDPDSGRRLFQFMQGPIFTNVLLADEINRTPPKTQAALLEAMQERHVTVGSNTYRLPVPFFVLATQNPIEQEGTYPLPEAQLDRFMFNIVVKYPDAAEELRILKQTTSGEEPQLTVTLTGRQILALQEVVRRVPVAEHVFIYARDLVRATRPREADAPGFVKEYLSWGAGPRAGQNLILGAKARALLQGRFHVMTEDIKAMAHPVLRHRLVTTFAAQSQKIDADAVIEMLIDKVPVELNQRAERLARG